One part of the Quercus lobata isolate SW786 chromosome 7, ValleyOak3.0 Primary Assembly, whole genome shotgun sequence genome encodes these proteins:
- the LOC115953068 gene encoding CBL-interacting protein kinase 2-like, giving the protein MEDKVTVLMQRYELGRQLGQGTFAKVYHARNLKTGMSAAIKVIDKEKILKVGMVEQIKREISSMSMIKHPNVVELYEVMASKTKIYFVMEYAKGGELFSKVAKGKLKEDAARRYFQQLISAVDYCHSRGVCHRDLKPENLLLDENGNLKVSDFGLSALAESKHQDGLLHTTCGTPAYVAPEVINRKGYDGSKADIWSCGVILYVLLAGYLPFHDSNLMEMYRKIGKGDFKFPNWFGPEVRRLLSKILDPNPNTRISIAKIMDNSWFRRGLQPKPRIIQSEVKEPTPIDVDAVFGPNESSSSSTESKQELAKPSNLNAFDIISLSAGFDLSGLFEETEQKKEVRFTSNKPSSIILSKLEEIAKRLRLKVKKKDVGLLKMEGSKAGRKGLLGIDAEIFEITPHFHMVEMKKSSGDTLEYKKMLKQDIRPALKDIVWTWQGEQQQQQTQPQQQQEEVDQQPANVLLPLAVSPLDS; this is encoded by the coding sequence ATGGAAGACAAAGTGACTGTATTGATGCAACGGTATGAATTAGGGAGACAATTGGGCCAAGGTACCTTTGCCAAGGTTTACCATGCAAGGAACCTTAAAACTGGCATGAGTGCGGCCATTAAGGTAATCGATAAAGAGAAAATCTTGAAGGTTGGGATGGTTGAACAGATTAAGCGGGAAATTTCTAGCATGAGTATGATCAAACATCCAAACGTGGTGGAGCTTTATGAGGTTATGGCCAGCAAAACTAAGATTTACTTTGTTATGGAGTATGCCAAGGGTGGTGAGCTTTTCAGCAAGGTAGCCAAAGGAAAGCTCAAGGAGGATGCTGCTAGAAGATATTTCCAACAACTGATCAGTGCTGTTGATTATTGCCACAGTCGAGGTGTGTGTCATCGAGATTTGAAGCCAGAAAACCTACTGTTGGATGAGAATGGAAATCTAAAAGTTTCAGATTTTGGATTGAGTGCCCTTGCGGAATCTAAGCATCAAGATGGGTTGCTCCATACAACCTGTGGGACTCCTGCATATGTTGCTCCAGAAGTAATTAACAGAAAAGGCTATGATGGATCCAAAGCTGATATTTGGTCATGTGGGGTGATTTTATATGTTCTGTTGGCTGGTTATCTTCCATTCCATGATTCAAATCTGATGGAAATGTATAGGAAGATTGGTAAGGGTGACTTTAAATTCCCTAACTGGTTTGGCCCCGAGGTGAGAAGGTTGTTGTCGAAGATCTTGGATCCAAACCCAAATACAAGGATATCCATTGCCAAGATAATGGATAATTCTTGGTTTCGAAGGGGGTTACAACCCAAACCCCGAATTATTCAATCAGAAGTGAAAGAACCTACCCCTATAGATGTTGATGCAGTTTTTGGACCAAATGAGAGTAGCAGTTCCAGCACCGAGTCAAAGCAAGAATTGGCAAAGCCTTCTAATTTGAATGCATTTGATATCATCTCTCTGTCGGCAGGCTTTGATTTGTCTGGTTTGTTTGAGGAGACTGAACAGAAGAAAGAAGTGCGATTCACATCCAACAAACCTTCCTCAATCATATTATCTAAGCTGGAAGAGATTGCCAAGCGATTGAGActgaaagtgaaaaagaaagatgTAGGATTGTTGAAAATGGAGGGGTCTAAGGCTGGAAGGAAAGGGCTCTTGGGAATTGATGCCGAGATCTTTGAGATCACCCCACATTTCCATATGGTGGAGATGAAAAAGTCGAGTGGAGATACGCTGGAGtacaaaaaaatgttgaaaCAGGACATAAGACCAGCACTCAAGGACATTGTTTGGACCTGGCAAGgagagcagcagcagcagcagacGCAGCCACAGCAGCAACAAGAAGAAGTAGATCAACAACCTGCCAATGTTCTTTTGCCGCTAGCTGTATCTCCTCTGGATTCATAG